A segment of the Aureliella helgolandensis genome:
TACGCTGCAAGATTTAAAAGAAGGCACAACCTGGGAGAAGGCATAACCCGGGGACTGGCCTGCAACTAAGGATGGTAGCGATGGCTGATGGACAATTAGTTTTAGGAATCGACCCGGCGTTGGGCACGACCGGCTACGGACTGGTGCACTGCCATGGGAATCGCCTAAAACTCGTTGATGCAGGAGTCATTCGCTGCCGTCGAAATCGGCCCTTGGAAGAGCGATTGAAAGAATTGCACGATGGCATGTGCGAGATCTTGGCTGAGCTCAAGCCCGACTGCTTTGCCATCGAACAACTCTACTCGCACTACGATCGCCCCACGACGGCTATTCTCATGGGCCATGCGCGTGGCGCAATTTTGCTTGCTGCCGCCCAAGCCAACTTGCCGGTGCACTCCTATGCCGCGACCCAAATCAAGAAAACGCTGACCGGCAACGGGCGTGCCCCCAAGACGCAGATGCAATTCGCCGTAAAGCACCAATTGGGTCTGTCGGTTGTCCCGGAGCCAGCCGACGTGGCCGATGCTTTAGCGATTGCCCTTACGCACTACCATTTCTCCCAAGCCTCCCCCTTACTATCCCAAGGAACTCGGGCTCGCGCCATCTAGGTCCCGCTCGTTGGCTACGGACATTCACGCTGTCGCAGCTCTCTGGTTCGACCCGCGACATCGCGGGGGTGTAGATTCAACCGCCTGCAACGAAGCGGTGATTGCAGCTTGGCCAGGATCCCCGCGAACGGCGGATCTCCCTACTATTTCAAACATACACTGTCCTATAAAGACTGCGGATTCATGATTACCAAGATCACTGGCAAACTCGTTTCAGTGGCCGACGAGATAGCGACATTCTCGATTCCACCCATGGAGTATGAAGTCTACATTACCGAGAATTCGCGTCGGCATTTGCAGCCTCTGGTCGGGACCGAAGTCGCTCTGCAAACCATCCACTACCTCGACGGCAATGTAACCTCGGGCGGAAGACTCACCCCACGCCTGGTTGGCTTTCTAAGCACGCCGGAACGCGACTTCTTTGAACTCTTCTGTTCGGTCGATGGTGTGGGCGTCAAGAAGGCCCTGCGTGCCATGACCCAACCGGTGCAGGACATCGCCGTCAAAATCGAACAACAAGACAGCAAGGGCCTATCGGGTTTGCCAGGGATCGGACCAGCTACGGCGGAGCGAATTATCGCCAAGTTGCGACGCAAAATGCCCAAGTTTGCGTTGTTGGTGCGACGGGACTCGCCCGCGGGAGAAGTCCTCAAGGATGGAGTCGTCGAAGATACGTTTCAAGCCCTGTTGGCACTGGGCCATGGAGAGTCGGACGCCCGCCAGCTTATCGAGCAGGCACTTGCCTCCGGCGGAAAATTCAAAGATACCGAGACGCTCATTCAAGCAATCTACAAGAAGCAATTTGGTAGCTAGGGCTTCCTGCCGACTAATGGATCGGGTTGCATGCCAGTGCGGCACGGCCCCGGCCTGTCGGTGGAAGCTGTGCCTCAGCCAATGTCAGTTAAGCAACTTGCAACGCGCTTAGTTCAGCCAGCCTCGGCGCCAGTGAACCTCGAGCCCTTGCACGACTCTTTGAGGCGAACGTGCAAGCTTGCTACGAAGCCCCCGCCTCGCTGCTCCACCAACTCGCCAGGACGCGTCGTCCCATGCTCGACTCCTGGTCCGAATAGAGTTGAGGATTGGGCTAGGGAAGTACGAGGCGCATAAAAACGGCAGCAGCGATCAAGTCCGCTGTCGTTCCAGGATTGCGACGATGCCCATCTTCCCTCAAGAAACGATCGAGGGCGGCCACGGCTGCTTCGCGTTGTTTCCCTTTGGAAGCAAGTGTTTGTTGAGCAAGTCGCTGCACTTCCCCCGCCACGACCATCCCCAGCTTGCGAACAATCAGCCCGTCGGGCTCGTGCGCCAGCCAACGCAGCTGCAGTTCCACAATCGCAGCCAGTGGGTCGGCATGACGATTGAGTTCCTCGTTGAACCAGGGCAATAGCCGCTCAAAGATATCAGCAAAACCCGTTGCGTATTGCCGTGCCACGGCGTCGGTGCCTGCGACCTGCTGCATGGCCGCCACCAAGTTCGGCGGTGCGTCACCCGCGACGTCTTCGGTAGACCGTTGCCCGAGGCCGCCCGGCGCGGCAAGTCGAATTGCCTCATACACCTGCCGAGAGTCGTCAGGAGTCAAACCGTCGAGCTCCCTCCCAACGGCAGCTTGCAGGGATTCCAGCGTCCCCTCCTGCACCACCCCCTTGGCGAGCGGAGCCAATAGCAGAATTGTTCCGAGACTCGTGTTGCGTCCCACCTGCTCCCGCATAGCCTGGACAGCCGTGAGAACGATCTGACCAACGGGGTGAGATGCGTAGTTCTGGAAGCCATTGCGGAGCGCGATGGCAGCCCCCGCAAAATGCGAAAATTGCATATCACTAAAAGCGGCCGCTGGGTGGACGTTGCCCAATTTCGGAGCGGAGGCCTCCAGTAAACAAGCGAGTGGAATCGCGTCGGCGGTCGACCAGCAACGATCGAAAGGGTAGGGCAGGGGAGGCATAGCGGAATGGCAGTGTGTTCAAGTTCCCAAAAATGCTCGTAAGGTGAGCTAGCGGTTGCGTGCGTCGGTGATGCTCGCCACTGGATGCGTTCCAGTAATCGGAATGACGTTAGCGGCTTGTGGATTTGCCAGTATTTTCTGTTTTACCACGAAGGCACATCCCCAATCCCCCAGGAGCGACGACCACTCGCCCTTGCTCACCGGGCTGTTGAAATAGTAACCCGCCGCGTGAGCAAGGAAAGATAACCTCCGCTACAAGGCAGTTTGGGACGCAACCTCCGCGTTAAAATTCAAATTGCTATTAAATCAACAGCCCGTCACGCAGCGGGTTAGAATTCTAACAAGCCATTGCACGGTGGGTTGCCATATTGGCAAGCCTTGTGAGCGAGGCAGAAGCTGATATCGCAACAGAGATTTTCGGTGTGCGACATTTGTATGGGAACGAGGAATAGACTTAAACAGACATTCTCCGATCCAGTCACCTCGTGCAGCGAAATGACTACACGGCGTCTCCGCCCAACTCCAGCACCTCTCGCACCGCACCGATGACCTCCTCGGGAGCCTCTTCCATCACGTAGTGGCCGACATCTTCCAACCTCTGGCTTTTGGCATGCGGAAGTTTTTCCTCCAGCCGCTCCAAGCATTCAGGACGAAAACACCAATCCTTCATGCCCCACACTAAACGCACTGGGTGGTCGGCAAAAAGTGCTAAGCCCTGCTCAATGTGAGTCAGCGCTTGCCACGTTGCCTGGCTCTTCCGACTGGGGATGTCCTGAACAAAGCGGGCGACGGCAACTCGGTCATGCCAGTTCCCATAGGGGGCGATCAAACCTGCAGCAACCGCAGGTGCGAGTCGCGGCAGACGGTTGAGCGTCATGTGCAGTGCCGCCCGCGCAAAGAGATTCAATTGTCGCATTCCCCAATTCCCAATCCACGGCCAGCGGCAGGCCGCAATGCGCCAAGGGACGTAGGGGGGTGGAAACGCAGCCGTGTTGAGCACCACAAATTTTTCGATCCGAGCCGGGTGCTTGAGCGCCGCCCCAAAACCAATAGCACCGCCCCAATCATGGACCAATAAAGTGACGCGCCGCAAATCAAGGGTCTCGATCAAACGCGCCAAATTGCCGACATGCTGCTCCAAGCAATAGTTGTAGTTTTGAGGCTTATCACTCAAACCACAACCAATATGGTCCACCGCGATCACCCGCGCCTGATTGCTAACTTGCTTCAACACCTCACGGTAGGTAAACGACCACGTGGGATTGCCATGCACGCACAGCACCGTCTGCTCGGTCGCAGCCTCTCCCGCAGCTGGTGTGGGCCCCATTTCGACATAATGCATTCGCACTTTGTCGGCAGAAGTTTCCGAAATGGGAATTTCTAGAAACTTGGATTCGAAGGGATAGAGTGCTTTCCAGTCTGGCATAAGCCCGCGTACTTCCGGCCGAAATTGGAATAATCGCTACAGAGGTCATTACAGGCCGGGAGTATACCCCCTACTAAGCAAACTGTCTCCAGGAGCGCCCCCCTCGGCGTATAGAATAGTGGTAGGGGAATTCCCTCATGTGCAACTCCTCTTGCCCAACCGGTTCCCCGAACTCCAGCCAAGCCTCAAGAACGTGGCGCAGTGATTCTTATGCTAGCAAAGCTGATTCAAACAGTGCGTCCTTCCGCCGTCACAGTGATATTCTTAGCGATTGCAACAGGCAGCAGCGGGTTGAGCCTTGCGACCCATGCACGTGAACTGGGGGAAATTGAAATTGGAATCGTTGAAGACCAGACCGGAGAGTCACTGGTAACCCGCGTTCAATTGCTCGATTCCAAGGGCCGGGCTATGAGGATTAAGGGAGCTCGGTTTGCCAGAGGCTGGAACCTCGTGGAAGGCCCGCTACTGTACCGTGGTCGGGCCGGCAACTATCGCTATCAGGTGTTCCATGGCCCGCAATTCTCAGCCGGAAACGGTGGTTTCACACTGCACGATGACGGGGCGGGGAGTGATACCCTGCGCCTCCAACGGCATGCCAATATTGCCGACGAGGGCTGGAGGGGAGCCGATTTATTGGCCCGCGGAGTCCCCGATCTTGTCCGCCCGTGGCTCGCCGCCGAGGATCTCGACCTAGCCGTCATCGTCGACGAGCAAACCGCAGCCGAACAAGAGGTTCCCGACGCGGAGAGTTTTGTATTGCAACCCACCGCCTCCCCAGCGGATGCCGCCTGGGTCGAGCATGGGAGCTATCACGATACGCGTCCTGGTAGCGGCCTCGTCCTGCATCATTGGCTTCCACCGGCAGAGGTGCCAGTGGACCTGCCGTCCAGCCGATTGTTGGTCATGAGCAAGCAGTCGGTGGTGCCGGCTGGGGGGCTGCCCGTGCACAATGAAATACAACGCTTGTGGGCACGCGACGTTCCAGTCTGGCTAGCCTCGGGACACGTCGATTCGATTCAGATTCTCAGTGAGCACCTCACCCGCGACGGAACGGATGCCACCAAGTTCACCCCGTACCTGGAGCCCGATCCTGGGCGCTTTCGTGGCCCTCGGGGCCCCGGCCGCCTGATCGAATACTTGTACTGGCAAGTCCTCGAGACCGGGCTGCGAATCCCGCCCAGTGCCGGCAGTGGTTACGGGAAAGGAAACTCCCCGCTGGGTTACAACCGCGTCTATGCCAACACGCCCCACCTCTCGCCAAACTACTGGTGGTTGGCTTTGAAAGCCGGCAATTCCTTTGTCACCAATGGGCCCCTGTTGCGTGCCAGGGTCAATGGTTACGACGCGGGAAGCATTTTGACCGTTCCCCGTGGGCAAGCTGAATTTCACCTCGATGTGACTCTTACCCTCACCACCTCCGACCCGGTCGAGTATCTCGATGTCATTTTCAATGGCAAGACGCTCTACCAAGCTCGCCTGGATGAATACGCCAAGCAGGGTGGGGTGATCCCGCCATTGCAGGTGACCGAGAGTGGCTGGGCCGTTGTGCGGGTCGTCACTGAGCGCGAGCACACCTATCGCCTCGCGAGCACCGCTCCGTTCTACATTGAGTTCGACGGGCGCGCACGCATTAGTCGCAGTGCTGTGCGTTTCTTTCAGGATTGGCTGGCGAAAGCGACCAAAGAATTGGCGTCGGATGCCGAGTCGGCCGCTGCGGCGGCCCCCTACCTAGCTGCTGCGGACATGTTTTGGACCCAAAGACTGTCGGAAGCGACGGCGGACTAGCTCGGTTGCCCTCTTCACGAATTTTCTTCCGCAAAACTGCCGAAATGGCACGCACGTTGCTCGTTGGTGGTGAGCAAGGCAGGGACTGTCAAGCTTGCACGACTCTGCACAGCCCCTGCGGGACGATATAATGCCAAACCGATGAACGATCGCCTCGCAATGCGACATGGCCGATCGTTATCTCTGTTATTCAGAACTCGACGAATCATGAAGACTATGTCTGAAGACTACTACGCGTTACTTGGGGTCAACAATTCCGCTTCGCAGGATGAACTGCAGAAGGCGTATCGCAAGCTAGCGCGCAAGTACCACCCAGACCTCAATCCAGACGATAAGACGGCCAAGCAGAAGTTCAAAGAGATCCAAAACGCATACGATGTGCTCAGCGAGCCCGAAAAGCGTAAAATGTATGATCAGTTTGGTCCGGATTTTGAACGCATGGGCGCTGGAGGCAATCCCTTCCAGGGCGGCCATGGGCCGCGTCCAGGCGGTGGCGGAGCCGGATTCAGCTTCGAAGATCTCTTCGGCGGAGGAGCGCCAGGGGGAGGGGGCGGATACCAGGTGGAAGGCGATCTGGGGGATATCTTCCGGCAATTCGGAGGCGGAACGTCCGGTCGGCAACGCGCCGCGCCAACCAAGGGACAGGACATCCAAGAAGAGCTGACCATTCCTTTCGCAACTGCGGTCCTCGGCGGCGAAGCTTCCGTCGGCGTGCGCCGCGACGGAAAATCGGAGTCGCTACAACTTAAAATCCCAGCGGGAGTGCAGTCGGGTAAGAAAATGCGACTCCGCGGCCAGGGCGGTCCGGGCGGGCGCAACGCTCCTGCGGGCGACTTGCTCATCACGCTGACCGTTGCACCTCATCCATTCTTCAAACGCTCTGGAAACAATTTAGAACTGCGACTACCGATTACCTTGAGCGAAGCTGCCTTGGGGGCCACCGTCGACCTACCAACCCCTGGCGGCACGGTTTCTCTCAAGATCCCCGCCGGCAGCAGCAGCGGGCGACGCCTACGCGTGAAGGGACAAGGAGTTCGCGGAGCCTCCGACAATGCAGGCGACCTATACGTCGAGCTCCAGATCAAGTTGCCAGAGGCTCTTGCGAAGGACAACGCCGTGGATGATACGGTCCGAGCTGCCATCGCCCAAGTTGAAACACTCTACGAGTCTCCCGTCCGTGATAAAATCATCTGGTAATACAGCCTCGCGGCTTGCCGGGCTCCCGCGGCAGCGCGACTGGTTGCCGCTTCTGCCGGAAGCGCCGAAGTAGTGTGCCTCTCACCCCTCCACAGGAACTCTAAGTGGGCAAACTTTCACTGAGCGAAGGGGTGCCCCCAAGTAGAGTAGGCCGACAACTCGAGGAGCTGGGTAGAGACGCTTGCCGTGCCGGCAAAGTCCACGGTACCGCCTCCGCGGTTGGGACAAACACGGCCTTCAATCAACAAGCCGCTGAGCCAGGTAGGAGTCGTTGCCTCAGGCCACGACGGCAAGAATCCAACGGCAGCTCTCGTGGAATAGCTGAAGTGGAAGAACTGAAGCGGTGTTCCAATCAGTACGCCGCCACGCGTTGGCTTACCCACCCCAGCTCATCGAACAAAGTGTCTCCATCGACGACAGCCGCTAGGTCCAAGTAATGAAGCCCTCCAATCAGCCGCCGCCAGCCAACCAACGGTTTCGCGCAGCCATGCGCGTCAAGCGTGGGGTCGATTTTGCCGTCGTCTTCCGAGTTGGAAAAGTCGCCGCCGATGAGAGTCTAGTCGTGCACGCGATTCGCAACTCGCTACCCCATACACAATTAGGGCTGAGCGTATCTAAGAAGGTAGGCAACGCGCCGGTGCGGAACCGGTGGAAGCGGGTCATTCGCGAAGCCTTTCGAACGAGCTATGCAGAACTACCAAGCGGGATGCGTCTGATCATCCGGCCCCGCAAAGGCGCGATGCCCGACTTTCACCAAGTGCGACGCTCGCTGCGGCGGCTCGCCAAGCGGCTCGGCAAACAAGTCGGCTGCCACCCGGAACGCGCGGGGCAGTCGGGCAACTAGGTCACAGCATTCCGCCGAGGAGCAGTCCCGCATTGATGCAATGCAGGACGCCATCGCCAGCACACGTTGCAGCACTTCCGAGGAAACGCTGCAACGCGCCACGACAACCAGCTCGGCTTTATGCGAGATGGCTATAGAGCTTGAAAGCTCTCCATTTCGCGAGCAAGACGCTTGCGAGCCACGTGCAAACGACGCTTGATCGTTCCGATCGGTGCTTCGAAATGCTCTGCCATCTCGATCAACGACTGACCGACCATGTAGAACGCTTCCAATGTCTCTCGGTCCACGTCGCCGAGCCGCTGGAGACCGCTCCGAACTTGCTCGTGACGCTCGCCATCCAAGACTCCGTCCAGTGGTGTATTGCTGGATGTGTGGATCGCTTCCAAAACCTCACTATCGATGGCAATTGCCGTACGGCGCCGCGTTAGGCGGTTGATCGCCATGCGACGCACTATTTGGCGCAACCAGCCCCCGAATGCTTCGGGAACTCGCAACTGCTCGATGCGGTCAAAGGCATGGATAAACACATCCTGAACGAGCTCTTCCGCCTCGTCCCAGTTCCCCACTTTGCGATAGGCCAAGGCGATCGCCGATTCGCGATACCGCTCATACAGGGCTGTTTGGGCATCCCGGTCTCCCAATTGAGCCGACTCAACCAGTTGTGCTACCGAGGTGAGTGGTCTGTGGATCGTTTCCATTATCATGTCTAGGTCTCTCTTACTCATGGAAGCGAATCATCCCCAAGGATGGATACGCTTCAGGGGCAGTGCATCTGGCAGGGAGTCCAAGAGAGACGGCTCAGTACAGCAATCGCAAGCACCTAAGTGCGGCGAGTGGAATACGATCGATCCGCCAGCACACAACGGGAGCGGGTGGAATCAATTCGGGGCCATACCTAACGACCAGCGATCTCTCGATCGTCGAGCCGATGGATACTCTCTCTGGCTAGGTTGCCGACTGCCGGGTATTGCACCAAGCAGCGGATTTGTCCGGCGAAGCGGGGATTAACCGCGGTCGCTGGATTCGGCTGGAGCCAACCTACGTGGGGCTGGGCAGAGCGCTAGTTGCGGTTTACCAAGTAGTTTTTGGAATAAGCCCGGTTTGGCACCGGAGCCTATTTGCCACCCGTACGGACTACCCGACTGGTAATCCACGGAGGCGAACCACGAATGGCAATCCTCTAGCCGCTTTCCCAACTCTCCAAATGCATAGAGTCCACGCATTGAGACGAGACGGACGAATGCACGTACGGCAATACCAGCTACTGTCACGTAATGGGCCACAGGGGCGACCACGGAGACGACTGCGCTAGAAATTGTTGTAATACGCATAGCATTCCTCCCTCACGTCAAACTAGGACGTGAACTGAGAGAGAGTTTCAGAAACAAAGATACCGAGCAACGCTCGGGATGGAGCCTACGAGCCCCGTAGAACAGATCACTCGCTGCGACACGGCGAAGAAAACTTCAGGCCGCAATGGCCCATTCCGAGTGGCAGAAATCTGTTGATCTATTCAACTTACACTATCGACCGACGGAAGACAAACTTTCGTTCTACCTCTTCAGGCGGTTTCAATAGCTCTAAGACGCGACTCCACCCCCAAGGTTCACCACTTAGAAAATATTTTTTCCTAACGATTTGCGGCGGAATCCCGAAAAGTCGCTGCATTCTGATTGTGCAAACCTTCACAAAGTCATCGATTGTGGCACGAT
Coding sequences within it:
- the ruvC gene encoding crossover junction endodeoxyribonuclease RuvC, producing MADGQLVLGIDPALGTTGYGLVHCHGNRLKLVDAGVIRCRRNRPLEERLKELHDGMCEILAELKPDCFAIEQLYSHYDRPTTAILMGHARGAILLAAAQANLPVHSYAATQIKKTLTGNGRAPKTQMQFAVKHQLGLSVVPEPADVADALAIALTHYHFSQASPLLSQGTRARAI
- the ruvA gene encoding Holliday junction branch migration protein RuvA, with the translated sequence MITKITGKLVSVADEIATFSIPPMEYEVYITENSRRHLQPLVGTEVALQTIHYLDGNVTSGGRLTPRLVGFLSTPERDFFELFCSVDGVGVKKALRAMTQPVQDIAVKIEQQDSKGLSGLPGIGPATAERIIAKLRRKMPKFALLVRRDSPAGEVLKDGVVEDTFQALLALGHGESDARQLIEQALASGGKFKDTETLIQAIYKKQFGS
- a CDS encoding triphosphoribosyl-dephospho-CoA synthase translates to MPPLPYPFDRCWSTADAIPLACLLEASAPKLGNVHPAAAFSDMQFSHFAGAAIALRNGFQNYASHPVGQIVLTAVQAMREQVGRNTSLGTILLLAPLAKGVVQEGTLESLQAAVGRELDGLTPDDSRQVYEAIRLAAPGGLGQRSTEDVAGDAPPNLVAAMQQVAGTDAVARQYATGFADIFERLLPWFNEELNRHADPLAAIVELQLRWLAHEPDGLIVRKLGMVVAGEVQRLAQQTLASKGKQREAAVAALDRFLREDGHRRNPGTTADLIAAAVFMRLVLP
- a CDS encoding alpha/beta fold hydrolase; protein product: MPDWKALYPFESKFLEIPISETSADKVRMHYVEMGPTPAAGEAATEQTVLCVHGNPTWSFTYREVLKQVSNQARVIAVDHIGCGLSDKPQNYNYCLEQHVGNLARLIETLDLRRVTLLVHDWGGAIGFGAALKHPARIEKFVVLNTAAFPPPYVPWRIAACRWPWIGNWGMRQLNLFARAALHMTLNRLPRLAPAVAAGLIAPYGNWHDRVAVARFVQDIPSRKSQATWQALTHIEQGLALFADHPVRLVWGMKDWCFRPECLERLEEKLPHAKSQRLEDVGHYVMEEAPEEVIGAVREVLELGGDAV
- a CDS encoding CehA/McbA family metallohydrolase domain-containing protein, which translates into the protein MILMLAKLIQTVRPSAVTVIFLAIATGSSGLSLATHARELGEIEIGIVEDQTGESLVTRVQLLDSKGRAMRIKGARFARGWNLVEGPLLYRGRAGNYRYQVFHGPQFSAGNGGFTLHDDGAGSDTLRLQRHANIADEGWRGADLLARGVPDLVRPWLAAEDLDLAVIVDEQTAAEQEVPDAESFVLQPTASPADAAWVEHGSYHDTRPGSGLVLHHWLPPAEVPVDLPSSRLLVMSKQSVVPAGGLPVHNEIQRLWARDVPVWLASGHVDSIQILSEHLTRDGTDATKFTPYLEPDPGRFRGPRGPGRLIEYLYWQVLETGLRIPPSAGSGYGKGNSPLGYNRVYANTPHLSPNYWWLALKAGNSFVTNGPLLRARVNGYDAGSILTVPRGQAEFHLDVTLTLTTSDPVEYLDVIFNGKTLYQARLDEYAKQGGVIPPLQVTESGWAVVRVVTEREHTYRLASTAPFYIEFDGRARISRSAVRFFQDWLAKATKELASDAESAAAAAPYLAAADMFWTQRLSEATAD
- a CDS encoding DnaJ C-terminal domain-containing protein: MKTMSEDYYALLGVNNSASQDELQKAYRKLARKYHPDLNPDDKTAKQKFKEIQNAYDVLSEPEKRKMYDQFGPDFERMGAGGNPFQGGHGPRPGGGGAGFSFEDLFGGGAPGGGGGYQVEGDLGDIFRQFGGGTSGRQRAAPTKGQDIQEELTIPFATAVLGGEASVGVRRDGKSESLQLKIPAGVQSGKKMRLRGQGGPGGRNAPAGDLLITLTVAPHPFFKRSGNNLELRLPITLSEAALGATVDLPTPGGTVSLKIPAGSSSGRRLRVKGQGVRGASDNAGDLYVELQIKLPEALAKDNAVDDTVRAAIAQVETLYESPVRDKIIW
- the rnpA gene encoding ribonuclease P protein component, coding for MKPSNQPPPANQRFRAAMRVKRGVDFAVVFRVGKVAADESLVVHAIRNSLPHTQLGLSVSKKVGNAPVRNRWKRVIREAFRTSYAELPSGMRLIIRPRKGAMPDFHQVRRSLRRLAKRLGKQVGCHPERAGQSGN
- a CDS encoding RNA polymerase sigma factor yields the protein METIHRPLTSVAQLVESAQLGDRDAQTALYERYRESAIALAYRKVGNWDEAEELVQDVFIHAFDRIEQLRVPEAFGGWLRQIVRRMAINRLTRRRTAIAIDSEVLEAIHTSSNTPLDGVLDGERHEQVRSGLQRLGDVDRETLEAFYMVGQSLIEMAEHFEAPIGTIKRRLHVARKRLAREMESFQAL